TCGGCACCACGCCCCGCCGGCTCGAACTGGACGCGCGTCGACAAGCGCCGTGAGCGATCGCTCCGCCACCGGAACGTCTCCGTCGCGCCACCGCCGATCCCCGACGGCTGGCACGAGTTCGAGACCTACGGCCGAGAGACGGTCGTCACGGAGCGAGCGGTGGCGGTCTGGCAGCGCCGGGTCGAGGGGCCAAACGGGAGCATCGAGACCGAGCGAACGACCACCGACAGGACGGGCACGAGCCGACAGACCGTCACCCTCGCGGTCGTCGGCCGTCACGACCGCACCTCGCCGGCTCCCGTTCGACCGATCCAGCGAGCCCACCAGCGCGGTGCCGGCCCGCTGGACGGACCGAACCTCGCCGACGCTCGCGAACGTGCCAAAGAGCGCCTGATCGACAGCCAGGGCGGCCGATCCGCGGCCCTCGAATACGCGGTCCACAGCGGGCCGGACTCCGACGTTCACACGATCGCGCTGAACGTGCCCGCGAACGCCTCCGAGTGGGCGTATCGGGATCTGATGGGACTCCGAGAACGGGTCCGGTCCGTCGCCGTCGAGGTGCGGCAGGGGCGAGTCGGGTCGTACGAATCGAACCCGCCGGCAGCGCTGGCACGGGCTGTCGAGCGAGAGCGGACGCGGCTGATCGACGCACCGTCGAGCTACGACAGCGCGGCGACCAAGGCGCGGATCGCCGTCCGGGTCGCGTACCTCGACCGCGTGCAGGCCCGCCTCCGGGCGCGGGCGGACGACCGGCGTGGCAGGGCCGACGCGTTCGGCGATCGGCTCGACGAGGCCGGTACGTCGATCGAGACGCTGCGCGAGGGACTCGACGCTCGCGGACGGCCTCCGTCAGATCGTCAGCCGCGACTGGACGGTGTCGGGGGTCCGGTCGCGCTGACGGCCGACGGCGCACCGGCCTACCTCACGCAGGCCTCGCTCAGCCACGGCGACGACCCGGCGATCGAGAACGAGTCTCACCCGCTGGTCGCGCGCAACGTCAACGTCTTCACCGTGCCCCACCAGACCGTCTCGGACTCGCTGGTCGACGGTCTGTTCGGCGATCGATCGGGAGTCAGACTCGACACGGCGGCCCGGACGCTGAACGCGACCAACGCGACGCTCGCCGAGGCGAACGCCGCCGCTGTGGAGGGCGAGGAAGTTCGACGGACGGACGCGAGCCAGCGTGAACCCCACGCCGAGAACGTTTCGGCGCTGGCTCGCGAACGCGACGCCCTCCGCCGAGAAGTCGCGTCGGCGAACGAGCACGTGCTCGACGGCCAGCGGTCGGTGCTGTCTCGACGGGGCGTCGCCGGCAGTGCCAGCGATCGCGAGGCGATGCTTCGAGACGCGCTCGCGCCGTGGCAGACGACCCACGCTCGGGCGCTGGCGCTGGCGAACGGCTCCGTCAGCCGTCGACTCGTCGCTCTCGCCGGCGAGCGGGCCGACCTCTCGGTGGCTGCACGCGACCGGCTCGCCATCCGACTGAACGCCACGCGCCGCGCGACGTTACGGGAGCAGGGCGGACGACCGGACACCGACGCCGTCGACGCGAGCCGATCGCGCACGCAGACGGTCGCGCGGGAGCTGGCCCGCGAGGCCGCTGCCGCCGGTGCGGAACGGGCCACGAAGCGCGCCTACGGTGCGGTGGTGAACGACACGTTCGAGGCGATGCCGGCCGGACTCCCGCTGGCACCCGTACCGGGCTCGTGGTACGCCACGACGAACGTCTGGCACGTCACGGTCCGTGGCGAGTACGCCCGCTTCGGCGTGCGCGTCTCGCAGGGGCGGCCGACGACGCCCGGCGGCGAGTTCGTCTACGCCAGAGACGGCGAGAACGTCTCTCTCGACGTCGACGACGACGGGTCGCCCGAGCGAATCGGGCGGTCCACCCGCGTCGACTTCGAGGCCACGGCGACGGTCCTCGTCGTCGTGCCGCCGGGCAAGACCGGCGTCGGCGACACCAACGGCGTCGCGATCGAGGAGTCGGAGGGGTGGCCCGATCCGGGGCCGGAGTGACACTGACTTGTAGGCCCGTCCTGTAGGGTGAGTATGCTCAGAGGCGAATTCGAGGACGCGGGCGAGCAGTCACCAGAGACTCTCCGGCGGGCCTACGAGACGCGGCTGGCCGAGACCGTCGAATCGGTCGGCGTCGACCGGGCCGTCGACGAGACGCCGCTGGACCGAGACCGGATCACGGCACTCCTCGACGGTGCCTCCCCGGAGATCGAACTCACTGAAGCCGCGGCGATCCTGGCGCTCGACGAGGACCGTCCCCACGCCGACACGATCGCGGCGGACGCGCGGGACATCCTCCTGATGGGGATGACGACGGCGGTCCTGGACGTGGAGACGCTCTCGTCGGGTGTCGACGGCCAGCTCGAACCGAAGGAGATCCAGCAGAAGGTCGAGGGCCGGTTTCCGATGACTGTCGCGGAGTACGCCCTGCTCCACCAGTTCATCGCCCAGCGCGAGGGGTGACCGATGCGGGTCGCCATCCTCGGCTGCGGGTACGTCGGGCTGGCCCTCTGTCGCCAGTTGACCGACGCGGACCACGACGTGATCGGTGTGCGCCGCTCTCCAGACGCCACGGCGGCGATCGAGGACGCCGGTGGCACGGCGGTCCGGGCCGACGTGACCGAGGCCGACGAACTCGCTGCCGTCCCCGACGTCGACGCGATCGTCTTCGCTGCCAGTTCCGGCGGGCGGGGAGCCGACGCGGCGCGCCGGGTGTACGTCGAGGGCCTTCAGACGGTGATCGACCACTTCGGAGCGCGCGACGAGCCGCCAGCGCGGCTCGTGTACACGTCGAGTACGGGCGTGTACGGCGACCACGACGGCGACTGGGTCGACGAGACGACGCCGCTCGACCCCCAGACCGACAAGACGCGGGTCCTCGCCGAGGCCGAGCGCATCGCCAGGGAGCGGGCGCTGGACCGCGGCATCGACGGGACCGTCGCCCGCTTTGCCGGACTGTACGGTCCCGACCGGTACCGGCTGGAGCGGTACCTCGACGGTCCCGTCACCGAGGGGTACCTGAACATGGTTCACCGCGCGGACGCGGCGGGCGCGGTCGCCTTCCTCCTCCGCGAGGGAGTGGCGCGCGACGAGACCGTGCTGGTCGTCGACGACGAACCGGTCTCGAAGTGGGCCTTCGCCGACTGGCTGGCCGACGAGTGTGGCGTCGCGGAGCCACCCAAACAGACCACGGGCGAGCGTCTCGCGGCCGACGATCTCTCGGAGACCGCGCGTCGTCGGATCCAGACGAGCAAGCGCTGCTCGAACGACCGACTGCACTCGCTGGGCTACGAGTTCGCCCATCCGACCTTCCGGTCGGGGTACCGCGACGCGATCGAGCGCTACCGGGCCGGGAACTGACGCCCACTCGTATCAGACCAGGGGAACCTTCTTATCCGGTGACGCTGAAAACTGCGTCCGTATGCCGATCTGGCAAGTAGGTGGCCTCCAGCGAGTCGTCGATCGCGTCACCGTGTTCGCGCGTGAATCGCCGCTGGTGGCCGCGCTCGTGGTCGTCGGACTCCTCGTCTTTCTCGTCGGGGTCCGGCTCGCGATCGACAGACTCCGCCGATCGCCGGCCGAACGCCTCCAGCGGCTGCTGGCGTCGACCGACGAGATCGCCGTGTTGATGCATCCGAATCCCGATCCGGACGCGATGTCGAGTGCGCTGGCCGTCGGCAGGCTGGCGACGCAGGCAGGTTCGTCGCCGACGCTGTACTACCCCGGACAGATTCGCCATCAGGAAAACCGTGCGTTTCAGACCGTTCTCGACCTGGACTTCGATCGCATCGAGAAGGCCGGCCAGCTACAGGAGAGTGCGGTCGTCCTGGTCGACCACAACGAGGCGCGTGGCTTCCCCGGCGCGGAGGGCATCGATCCGATCGCCGTGATCGATCACCACCCCGGCGGCGGCGAGGGGTCGGAGTTTTCCGACGTTCGCACCGACTACGGTGCCTGTGCGACGATCTTCGCGGAGTACTTCGAGCAACTCGACTGGGAACTGGCCGACGACGACGCGGCCGACGACGACGACGAGCAGCTCGACCAAGAGGTGGCGACGGGGCTGCTCTACGGCATCCAGTCGGACACGAAACAGCTCACGAAGGGGTGTTCGTCCGCGGAGTTCTCGGCGGCCGAATACCTCTACGACGGGATCGACGAAGATCTGCTCGACAGAATCGCGAACCCACAGGTCGACGCCGAGGTGTTAGACGTGAAAGCCCGTGCGATCACCGACCGCCAGATCGAGAACGCCTTCGCGATCAGCGACGTGGGCGCGATCTCGAACGTGGACGCGATTCCACAGGCCGCCGACGAACTGCTCCGACTGGAGGGCGTGACGGCGGTCGTCGTGATGGGACGAAAAGAGGACACGCTGCACCTCTCCGGGCGCTCGCGCGACGATCGCGTCCACATGGGCAATGTCCTCCAGGCGGTCGTCGACGACATTCCGATGGGATCGGCGGGCGGCCACGCCCGGATGGGCGGGGGCCAGCTCTCGATCGATCACATGAACGGGATCGGACCGGGCAGCGGCGTCGCGATGGCCGACTTCAAGGGGCACCTGTTCGACGCGATGGCCGGCGACATCTGACTGCTTTTGACGGTCGAGAGCCAACGACGACTATGGCAACTCAGTCGGCGACCTGGGCCTACCGTGACGACCACGACGACTTCGCCCGCACGTACTTCAGGCGGTTCGGCGACTGTGTCGTTTCCAGCATCGGCGTCGGCACCTACCTGGGCGACCCGACCGACGAGCAAGACGAGCGCTACCGAGAAGCGATCGCCGACGCGCTCCGCTCGGGGATCAACGTCGTCGATACGGCGATCAACTACCGACACCAGCGCTCAGAGCGCGTCGTCGGCGACGTGGTCCGGACGGGGCCGGTCGACAGAGAGGCGGTCCTCGTGGCGACGAAAGGCGGGTTCGTCCCCTTCGACGAGGACCGGCCGGGCAATCCCGGCGCGTACGTCAGGTCGGAGTATCTCGACACCGGCATCGTCGACAGCGACGACCTCGTCCGCGGGCACCACTGCATCGCACCGGCGTTCATCGAGGACCAGCTCGACCGCTCGCTGGAGAACCTCGGGGTGGACACGATCGACCTCTACTACGTCCACAACCCGGAGACACAGCTCGAAGCGAACTCGCGAGCGGCGGTGTACGACCAGCTCGAAGCGACCTTCGAGCGCCTGGAGCGACGCCGCGCGGCGGGGGACATCAGACACTACGGCGTGGCGACGTGGGACGCGTTCCGGGTGCCCGCGGACCACGACAGCTATCTTTCACTGCCCGAGATCGTGCGCCGTGCGCAGTCGGCGGCCGACACGGTCGACAACGAGACGACGGGCTTTCGCGGGGTCCAGCTCCCCTTCAACGTGCAGATGGCCGACGCCTTCACCGTCGAGGCCCACGAGGGTGCAGAGGGCACTCAGTCCGCGCTGTGGTTCGCTCACGAGGCCGAGCTGTCGGTGTTTACCAGCGCGTCGATCATGCAAGGGGAGCTGTCGACGGGGCTGCCCGACGATATCGCGGCCAGACTCGACGGCGACACCAGCGTCCAGCGCTCGATCAACTTCGCCCGGTCGCCGCCGGGCGTCACGTCCGCGCTGGTGGGGATGGGATCAACCGAGCACGTCGTCGAGAACGTCGCCGCCGGCCGGTACGAGCCACTCGGTGCGAGCGCGTTCGACGCCGTCTTCGAGTAGCTACATCTCCTGCCACTTGCTCTCACAGTTCGGACAGACGCGGATCTTTCCGATCTCGTCGGGATCGTTCTCCGTTCCCAGCTCCTGGTCACAGCTGGTACAAGAGAGCCGCCCGTAGTTGTCCTTCTCCAGATCCCCCGCCCGCAGTCCGGACCGTACTGAGTCCATGGCTGGTGGTGGAACGGCCGAGGGTAAAAAGGCTCGCGACGGACCGGAAGGTTTGTGCCGTTGACTGACCGACCAGTTAGCGTGTCTCGCCGAACGGTCTTCGGGTCGTTGCTGGGGCTGGTCTTCCTGGTGAACCTCGCTCGGGTCGTGTTCGCGCCCCTGCTGGAGCCACTCGGTGGCGCACTCGACGCCAACGACGCCGCGCTGGGGACCATCGCGACGCTCGCGTGGCTCGGGAGCGCGCTGCCCCGCATCCCGACCGGCTACCTCCTGACGCGAATCTCTCGCAGCGCCGTCATCCTCACGTCCTCGGGGGTTCTGGCGGTCGCGGCCGTCACCACGTCGCTCGCCAACAGCGTTCCGGCCGTGATGGTGGGGGCCTTCCTGATGGGGCTCGCCAGCGGCTCGTACTTCATCGCGGGCAATCCCCTGGCGAGCGAACTGTTTCCCGACCGGGTCGGCTCCACTCTGGGTATCCACGGCACGGCCAGTCAGCTCGCGGCCGTCGGCGCGCCGGCGATCGTCGGTGTCGCGATCGGCTTCGGCGACTGGCGCACCGTCTTCCGCGCGATCGCGGTCGCGGCGGTCGTCTCTGGGACCGCGTTCGCGCTCACCGCCCGGCGGACCGAGATGCCCGACGCCGGCGACGAGGACACCGCCTTCCTCGGGGCCGCACGGCACCAGTGGCGGATCATCCTCGCCGGTGTCGCCGTCATCGGCGTCACCGGGCTGGTCTGGAACGGCCTGTTCAACTTCTACGTGAAGTACTTCCTCGCGAAGGGACTGACCGCGGCCCAGGCCAACCAGTTGCTGACCGTCGTCTTCGGTGCCGGCGTCCCGGCCTTTTTCGTCTCGGGACGGCTGGCCGACCGACTGCCGGTGTTGCCGTACATCCTCTCGATCATCGCCGGCTTCCTGGCCTGCGTGTACGCCACGACGCTGGTCTCGGCGTTCCTCCCGCTGGCCGCACTCAGCGCCGTCATGGGGTACGTGATCCACAGCCTCTTTCCCGCCGTCGACACCTACCTGCTGGGCTCGCTCCCCGACCACCACCGCGGGAGCGCCTACGCCGTCTACAGCGGGACGATGATGATCATCCAGGCCTCGGGGAGTTCCGTCGTCGGGACGCTCTCGTCGGCCGGCTACGGTTTCGAGACGATCTTCACCTGGCTGGTGGCGGTCCTGGCCGTCGTCCTGGTCGCGCTGACGGGACTGTACGTCGACGGCCAGCTTCCGACCGGCGCACGGGCGTAGGCACGCTGTTTTTGGGGCCGGAACCGAAGTGGAGAGTGATGGAGTACGTCCAGGAACGGATCGCTACGCTACACGATTACGACGGCACGAACCCCGACGCGCCGACCGATCGGGCCGCGGTCGTCGTCCCCATGACCGAGCGCGAGCACGCCAGCCTCGCGGCCGAGCACGTCCTCTCGACGCTGGCGTCGGTCGACCCCGAGCGGGTGTACGTCCCGTTGCGGGCCAGCCCGGGCGAGGTGGTCGCGGTGACCGAGTGGATCGACGGCTTCGACTTCGACGCCGAGGTGCTGTGGTGTAACGCGCCCCGCGTCGAGGAGCACCTCCGCGAGCGTGACCTCGTCGCCGAGGCCGGCAAGGGCCGAGACGTGTGGCTCGCGCTGGGCGTTGCCGCGCGCCACGACTACGTGGTGGTCCACGACGCCGACGCCACGAGCTACGGGGCCGAGCACGTCCCGAAGCTGCTCGCACCGCTGGCCGGCGATCACAGCTTCGCCAAGGGCTACTACGCCCGCGTCGAGGACGGACGGCTCTACGGGCGGCTGTTCCGCCTGTTCGTCCGCCCGCTCTTGCGCGCCCTCGACGAGACGGTCGATCATCCGGTGATCGACTACCTCCTGTCGTTCCGCTACGCGCTGGCCGGCGAGTTCGCCGCGACGAGCGCGGTCGCCAGATCGCTCCGCGCCCAGCCCGGCTGGGGACTGGAGATCGGCACGCTCGGGGACGCCTACGACGCGGCGGGCTTTTCCGGCAGCGCACAGGTCGACCTGGGGACCCACGAGCACGACCACCGTTCGGTCGGCGGCCCGTCGGGACTGGGCGACATGTGCGAGGCGGTCGGGAGTGCGCTCTTCCGGGTGCTCGACGACCAGGGCGTCGCCGTCGAGTACGACCGCCTCCGGGACGCGTACACGACCGCTGCCGACGCGCTCGTCGACCAGTACGCCGCCGACGCGCGGTTCAACGGGCTGACCTACGACGCCGCCAGCGAGCGCGAGCAGGTCCGGGAGTACGTCCGTGGCGTGGCCGACCCCGGTGAGGACCGTCGACTGCCGGCCTGGAATCGCTGTGACGTGGCTCCCGAGACGATCCGCGGGCTGTCACGGGACGCCATCGGCGAGAGAGAATAAACGGAGTTTAAGTCCCGCCCGTCAAACGAACGCCCATGGACGATCGAACGTACACGGCAGACGCCGAGCCCGGTGACACGGTCACCGTCGCCGGCTGGGTCCACGAGGTGCGCGACCTCGGTGGCATCGCATTCCTCATCCTCCGAGACACGACCGGAAAGATTCAGGTCAAGTTCGAGAAAGACGAGATGGACGACGATCTCGTGGAGACGGGTCTGAACGTCCACCGCGAGTCCGTCATCTCCGTGACGGGCGACGTGGAAGAAGAGCCCCGCGCACCGACCGGCGTCGAGGTCACGCCCGCGTCGGTCGACGTGATCAGCGAGGCCGACCCCGAACTGCCCCTCGACCCCTCCGGCAAGGTCGACGCCGAGCTGTCGACCCGACTGGACAACCGCACGCTGGACCTCCGCAAGGACGAGGTCAAGGCGATCTTCGAGATCCGCGCGGAAGTGCTGCGCGCGGTGCGCGAACAGTTCCGCGAACTCGGCTGCACGGAGATCAACACGCCCAAGATCGTCGCCACCGGTACCGAGGGCGGGACGGAACTGTTCCCGATCACCTACTTCGGCCAGGAAGCGTTCATGAACCAGAGCCCCCAGCTGTTCAAGCAGCTGATGGTCGGCTCCGGACTGGAGCGGGTCTTCGAGATCGGCCCGATCTTCCGCGCCGAGGAACACAACACGCCGCGCCACCTCAACGAGGCGACCTCGATCGACTTCGAGTCGGCCTTCGCCGATCACACCGAAGCGATGGACGCCTGTGAGGCCGTCGTCAAGGCCGCTTACGAGGCCGTCGAGGCGAACTGTCAGGACGCGCTCGAAGCGCTGGACCTGGCCGACGAGTTCGAGGCACCCGACGGCGAGTTCCCGCGCCTGACCTACGAGGAGGCAATCGAGCGCATCAACGCCACCGGCGAACTCGACGAGCCGCTCGTCTGGGGCGACGACCTCCCGACCGAGGGTGAACACGCGCTCGGCCAGGACGTGGGCGAGCACTACTTCATCACCGACTGGCCCAGCGAGATCAAGCCGTTCTACATCATGGACAAAGACGACGAGGTCTCGACCGGCTTCGACATGATGCACCCGGAGATGGAACTGGTCTCGGGCGGTGCCCGCGAACACCGCTACGACCACCTCGTCAAAGGGTTCGAACAGCAGGGCCTCGACCCCGAAGCCTTCGACTACTACACGAAGATGTTCAAGTACGGCATGCCCCCACACGCCGGCTGGGGACTGGGCGGCGAACGCCTCATCATGACGATGCTCGGACTCGGCAACATCCGCGAAGCCGTTCTCTTCCCGCGAGATCGGCAGCGACTCAGTCCGTAGGACTGGTCGCTGGCAGTTGAGCGGGAGCTCGGAAGTCGCAGGCCCGCGCAGCCGAGCAACGCGAGGCGAGCAGGACCGTCTTCAGGTGTTCCCGCGAGATCGCCAACGTCTGAGCCCGTAAGGCGAAGACGTTGGGAACCAACGAGACGAGGGAGGCGAGTCTTGTCAGACCGGCAGCGACTGGCCCTCGCCGACGCTCTCGACGGCTACCACACGATTTTTATTGGACCCACGACACCAGCCACGCGTGTTCCAAATGGTCCCCCTGCAGGCTGGATTCCTGCTGGTGTTTCTGTTGTTCGGTCTCGCAATCACCGCACTGTGGGTGTGGGTGTCGTACTGGGTGTACACCGACGCCACCGACCGCGGCATGGACAGCGCGACGCTGTGGGCCGTCGTCACGTTCGTCGGCGGCGTCATCGGACTGCTGATCTACATCCTCGTCCGCGATGACCCGTCGGCGTCCCAGGCGGTGTCACCCTAGTCGCCGATCTCGCCGACGGCGCGCTCGCGGAGTTCGCCGGTCAGGTGCATCCCGTGCTGGTCGATCCGGCGGACGATCCGCTTTGCCTGTCGCGGACTCAGGTACTTGTCTTCCAGCGTCGCCCGAACGACGACGCCGAAGCTGCTGGTGACCTGGGCACCGAGTCCGCGACACATCTGGCGGACGGTCCGATCCTCCGAGACGACCGCGACGGCCGATCGATCGTCGGGGTCCCGACGCGCCAGGACTCCCGC
Above is a genomic segment from Halomicrobium sp. LC1Hm containing:
- a CDS encoding DUF5791 family protein, giving the protein MLRGEFEDAGEQSPETLRRAYETRLAETVESVGVDRAVDETPLDRDRITALLDGASPEIELTEAAAILALDEDRPHADTIAADARDILLMGMTTAVLDVETLSSGVDGQLEPKEIQQKVEGRFPMTVAEYALLHQFIAQREG
- a CDS encoding SDR family oxidoreductase, producing MRVAILGCGYVGLALCRQLTDADHDVIGVRRSPDATAAIEDAGGTAVRADVTEADELAAVPDVDAIVFAASSGGRGADAARRVYVEGLQTVIDHFGARDEPPARLVYTSSTGVYGDHDGDWVDETTPLDPQTDKTRVLAEAERIARERALDRGIDGTVARFAGLYGPDRYRLERYLDGPVTEGYLNMVHRADAAGAVAFLLREGVARDETVLVVDDEPVSKWAFADWLADECGVAEPPKQTTGERLAADDLSETARRRIQTSKRCSNDRLHSLGYEFAHPTFRSGYRDAIERYRAGN
- a CDS encoding bifunctional oligoribonuclease/PAP phosphatase NrnA; amino-acid sequence: MPIWQVGGLQRVVDRVTVFARESPLVAALVVVGLLVFLVGVRLAIDRLRRSPAERLQRLLASTDEIAVLMHPNPDPDAMSSALAVGRLATQAGSSPTLYYPGQIRHQENRAFQTVLDLDFDRIEKAGQLQESAVVLVDHNEARGFPGAEGIDPIAVIDHHPGGGEGSEFSDVRTDYGACATIFAEYFEQLDWELADDDAADDDDEQLDQEVATGLLYGIQSDTKQLTKGCSSAEFSAAEYLYDGIDEDLLDRIANPQVDAEVLDVKARAITDRQIENAFAISDVGAISNVDAIPQAADELLRLEGVTAVVVMGRKEDTLHLSGRSRDDRVHMGNVLQAVVDDIPMGSAGGHARMGGGQLSIDHMNGIGPGSGVAMADFKGHLFDAMAGDI
- a CDS encoding aldo/keto reductase encodes the protein MATQSATWAYRDDHDDFARTYFRRFGDCVVSSIGVGTYLGDPTDEQDERYREAIADALRSGINVVDTAINYRHQRSERVVGDVVRTGPVDREAVLVATKGGFVPFDEDRPGNPGAYVRSEYLDTGIVDSDDLVRGHHCIAPAFIEDQLDRSLENLGVDTIDLYYVHNPETQLEANSRAAVYDQLEATFERLERRRAAGDIRHYGVATWDAFRVPADHDSYLSLPEIVRRAQSAADTVDNETTGFRGVQLPFNVQMADAFTVEAHEGAEGTQSALWFAHEAELSVFTSASIMQGELSTGLPDDIAARLDGDTSVQRSINFARSPPGVTSALVGMGSTEHVVENVAAGRYEPLGASAFDAVFE
- a CDS encoding HVO_0758 family zinc finger protein; its protein translation is MDSVRSGLRAGDLEKDNYGRLSCTSCDQELGTENDPDEIGKIRVCPNCESKWQEM
- a CDS encoding MFS transporter — translated: MVFLVNLARVVFAPLLEPLGGALDANDAALGTIATLAWLGSALPRIPTGYLLTRISRSAVILTSSGVLAVAAVTTSLANSVPAVMVGAFLMGLASGSYFIAGNPLASELFPDRVGSTLGIHGTASQLAAVGAPAIVGVAIGFGDWRTVFRAIAVAAVVSGTAFALTARRTEMPDAGDEDTAFLGAARHQWRIILAGVAVIGVTGLVWNGLFNFYVKYFLAKGLTAAQANQLLTVVFGAGVPAFFVSGRLADRLPVLPYILSIIAGFLACVYATTLVSAFLPLAALSAVMGYVIHSLFPAVDTYLLGSLPDHHRGSAYAVYSGTMMIIQASGSSVVGTLSSAGYGFETIFTWLVAVLAVVLVALTGLYVDGQLPTGARA
- a CDS encoding glycosyl transferase family 2, which encodes MEYVQERIATLHDYDGTNPDAPTDRAAVVVPMTEREHASLAAEHVLSTLASVDPERVYVPLRASPGEVVAVTEWIDGFDFDAEVLWCNAPRVEEHLRERDLVAEAGKGRDVWLALGVAARHDYVVVHDADATSYGAEHVPKLLAPLAGDHSFAKGYYARVEDGRLYGRLFRLFVRPLLRALDETVDHPVIDYLLSFRYALAGEFAATSAVARSLRAQPGWGLEIGTLGDAYDAAGFSGSAQVDLGTHEHDHRSVGGPSGLGDMCEAVGSALFRVLDDQGVAVEYDRLRDAYTTAADALVDQYAADARFNGLTYDAASEREQVREYVRGVADPGEDRRLPAWNRCDVAPETIRGLSRDAIGERE
- the aspS gene encoding aspartate--tRNA(Asn) ligase — protein: MDDRTYTADAEPGDTVTVAGWVHEVRDLGGIAFLILRDTTGKIQVKFEKDEMDDDLVETGLNVHRESVISVTGDVEEEPRAPTGVEVTPASVDVISEADPELPLDPSGKVDAELSTRLDNRTLDLRKDEVKAIFEIRAEVLRAVREQFRELGCTEINTPKIVATGTEGGTELFPITYFGQEAFMNQSPQLFKQLMVGSGLERVFEIGPIFRAEEHNTPRHLNEATSIDFESAFADHTEAMDACEAVVKAAYEAVEANCQDALEALDLADEFEAPDGEFPRLTYEEAIERINATGELDEPLVWGDDLPTEGEHALGQDVGEHYFITDWPSEIKPFYIMDKDDEVSTGFDMMHPEMELVSGGAREHRYDHLVKGFEQQGLDPEAFDYYTKMFKYGMPPHAGWGLGGERLIMTMLGLGNIREAVLFPRDRQRLSP
- a CDS encoding PLDc N-terminal domain-containing protein; its protein translation is MVPLQAGFLLVFLLFGLAITALWVWVSYWVYTDATDRGMDSATLWAVVTFVGGVIGLLIYILVRDDPSASQAVSP